The DNA window AGACGATATGCCCGGCGGGCACCATCTGTTGGATGCGGGGCAGCACGGAGGCCACCACCTCGGGGTCGTCGTAGAACTCCAGCACCAGCGGCAGATGCACGTTCAGGCGCAGCAGATCGTCGGCATGCACCTCCCCTTTGCTGCCGAAACCGGCCACGCCACGAAACACGGTGACGCCGTGGACCTTGTGCTGTTCGTGCAGCAGCTTGAAGATTTCATGCATCAGGTTGTGGCCCTGCACCTTGTCGCCTTCCTTGATGTAGATGCGCGCCA is part of the Thiomonas sp. X19 genome and encodes:
- a CDS encoding DUF190 domain-containing protein — protein: MKTVTMARIYIKEGDKVQGHNLMHEIFKLLHEQHKVHGVTVFRGVAGFGSKGEVHADDLLRLNVHLPLVLEFYDDPEVVASVLPRIQQMVPAGHIVSWQAQCG